A genomic segment from Euzebya rosea encodes:
- a CDS encoding helix-turn-helix domain-containing protein, translating to MTATVAPDWTTDDLPVVERADGVREALGRTHLPWDLDFVEGVPVECHLTSHELADGALVECHSGLLAGRRRPLRTGVDDEHVGLLVVLEGREQVRQGDVAVDLRAGDALLWRSGLPASFRVIEPLHKLTLLLPADRLRGVSPGPIDLPATRAMTGLLTSHMRALAGLARQVPAAQAGFVVDVALDLLRRAVRPGDGPGTRHDRLVRAAVSIIEGSLDDPSLSPGHIADRLGVSPRWLHTAFAETDSTVASTIRRRRLERVRADLADPAMDDTTITTIAFRWGFTDAATLSRQFRRAFGTTPSASRASTR from the coding sequence ACCTGCCCGTGGTCGAGCGGGCGGACGGGGTTCGCGAGGCGCTCGGCCGCACCCACCTGCCGTGGGACCTCGACTTCGTGGAGGGGGTCCCGGTCGAGTGCCACCTGACGTCCCACGAGCTGGCCGACGGCGCCCTCGTGGAATGCCACAGCGGCCTGCTGGCCGGGCGACGGCGGCCCCTGCGGACGGGGGTCGACGACGAACACGTCGGGCTGCTGGTCGTGCTGGAGGGTCGCGAACAGGTCCGTCAGGGCGACGTGGCCGTGGACCTGCGGGCCGGCGACGCGTTGCTGTGGCGGTCGGGCCTTCCCGCGTCGTTCCGGGTCATCGAGCCGCTGCACAAGCTGACGTTGTTGCTCCCCGCCGATCGGCTGCGCGGGGTGTCGCCGGGTCCGATCGACCTCCCGGCGACGCGGGCCATGACCGGCCTGCTCACCAGCCACATGCGCGCCCTCGCGGGGCTCGCCCGCCAGGTCCCGGCGGCACAGGCCGGGTTCGTGGTCGACGTCGCACTGGACCTGCTCCGCCGGGCGGTGCGGCCCGGGGACGGCCCCGGCACGCGACACGATCGGCTGGTCCGGGCGGCCGTCTCGATCATCGAGGGTTCGCTGGACGACCCGTCGTTGTCGCCCGGCCACATCGCCGACCGCCTGGGGGTGTCGCCCCGCTGGCTGCATACGGCGTTCGCGGAGACCGACAGCACCGTGGCCTCGACCATCCGCCGTCGACGGCTCGAGCGGGTGCGCGCCGACCTGGCCGACCCCGCGATGGACGACACCACGATCACGACGATCGCGTTCCGCTGGGGCTTCACCGACGCCGCGACCCTCAGCCGGCAGTTCCGCAGGGCGTTCGGCACGACCCCGTCGGCCTCCCGCGCCTCGACGCGCTGA
- a CDS encoding 1,4-alpha-glucan branching protein domain-containing protein, producing the protein MSRSVAFVLHSHLPWFRRNGTFPVGEEWLFQSWSESYLPLIDVLERLAADGHRDLLTLGITPVLAEQMADPYLLGEFHGWLGRRLLDLQWTRSAAPVHDKAALGAVWTHHWARQSRLLEQLEDGLLAEGLVAPLARLADAGVIELLGGPATHPYLPLMDSPDLIRGQIADGLATGERLFGHRPTGVWTPECGYRPAGRVGDPTAPPQHVMPDGTPILRPSEADLPGLEAFWAEAGVDHLVLDGPTLARAAGAPQRDWSTLAGVMHPVGDPLDVLDGPVWIGDSDVAAFGRNLAVSYAVWNPHGGYPADEWYRDFHMIDLEGGFKSWRVTDTTSLSKQPYRPEVAAERVRAHAEDFVALVRRHLDPRPDGATVVAAYDTELFGHWWYEGPQWLEAVLRGLAAAPNVQPTTLRRRLDDQPPTTRLALPESSWGWGKGHAAWVTDETRWIWSAIRDAEARFLTLPAGPSRDAAWRQLVMLQASDWPFMIAREQSPQYAVERVKTHLARFEQACAGRDLAELAHVDDPVGAGVPGVIAAPRT; encoded by the coding sequence ATGAGCCGGTCCGTGGCGTTCGTGCTGCACAGCCACCTGCCCTGGTTCCGACGCAACGGCACCTTCCCGGTGGGCGAGGAGTGGCTGTTCCAGTCGTGGTCGGAGTCCTACCTGCCGCTGATCGACGTGCTGGAGCGGCTGGCGGCCGACGGGCACCGTGACCTGCTGACGCTCGGCATCACCCCGGTGCTGGCCGAGCAGATGGCCGACCCGTACCTGCTGGGCGAGTTCCACGGCTGGCTCGGCCGTCGACTGCTGGACCTGCAGTGGACCCGGTCCGCCGCACCGGTCCACGACAAGGCCGCCCTCGGGGCGGTGTGGACCCATCACTGGGCCCGCCAGTCCCGCCTGCTGGAGCAGCTCGAGGACGGGTTGCTGGCCGAGGGGTTGGTCGCCCCCCTGGCCCGCCTCGCCGACGCCGGCGTGATCGAGCTGCTCGGCGGGCCGGCCACCCACCCCTACCTGCCGTTGATGGACTCCCCCGACCTGATCCGTGGCCAGATCGCCGACGGGCTGGCGACGGGCGAGCGGCTGTTCGGCCACCGCCCGACCGGCGTGTGGACCCCCGAGTGCGGCTACCGGCCCGCCGGCCGGGTGGGCGACCCGACGGCACCACCGCAGCACGTCATGCCCGACGGCACCCCGATCCTTCGTCCCTCCGAGGCCGACCTGCCGGGTCTGGAGGCGTTCTGGGCCGAGGCCGGCGTGGACCACCTCGTCCTCGACGGCCCGACCCTGGCCCGGGCCGCCGGTGCGCCGCAGCGGGACTGGTCGACCCTCGCCGGGGTCATGCACCCCGTCGGCGACCCCCTCGACGTGCTGGACGGACCGGTCTGGATCGGCGACTCCGACGTCGCCGCGTTCGGCCGCAACCTGGCGGTCTCCTACGCGGTGTGGAACCCCCATGGTGGGTACCCGGCCGACGAGTGGTACCGCGACTTCCACATGATCGACCTCGAGGGCGGCTTCAAGTCCTGGCGGGTCACCGACACCACGTCGCTGTCCAAGCAGCCGTACCGGCCCGAGGTCGCCGCCGAGCGGGTTCGTGCCCACGCCGAGGACTTCGTCGCGCTGGTCCGCCGCCACCTCGACCCACGACCCGACGGCGCCACCGTGGTCGCGGCCTACGACACCGAGCTGTTCGGCCACTGGTGGTACGAGGGCCCGCAGTGGCTGGAGGCGGTGCTGCGCGGACTGGCCGCGGCCCCCAACGTGCAGCCGACGACGCTGCGGCGCCGCCTCGACGACCAGCCGCCGACGACCCGGCTGGCGCTGCCGGAGTCCTCGTGGGGCTGGGGCAAGGGCCATGCGGCATGGGTGACCGACGAGACCCGCTGGATCTGGTCGGCCATCCGCGATGCCGAGGCACGGTTCCTGACCCTTCCCGCGGGTCCGTCGCGCGACGCGGCGTGGCGACAGCTGGTGATGCTCCAGGCGTCGGACTGGCCGTTCATGATCGCCCGGGAGCAGTCCCCCCAGTACGCGGTCGAGCGCGTCAAGACCCATCTGGCGCGGTTCGAGCAGGCCTGCGCGGGCCGGGACCTGGCGGAGCTGGCCCATGTCGACGACCCGGTCGGGGCCGGCGTCCCGGGGGTCATCGCGGCACCGCGGACCTGA
- a CDS encoding pre-peptidase C-terminal domain-containing protein has translation MSNQPPPPFGQQPPQGGYDPAGQPPPPGGQPPGFGGPPPGFGGQGFGGQPPGGQQPPGGQPPQGFGGPPPGGPPGFGGPPGFGGGDFQPPKKSNAPIIFGIIAALVIIGGGVGAFFLLSGDDDEPVAVATTEASTEDATEATEAATTEEAATDPATEATSEEVPPAPPAPTPPPAPSIPEATEATTAPAAPPGGSDDMSMGESANGEITSAAPSVDFFFDATSGAAVEISMIALADSLDPVLRLYDPSGALVEENDDFDFSESRNSRISTTLPADGQYRIEATSFAGTTGPFEITLTFPSVLTDTDELSEAVPEISYEYEGVVGQRIRIDMVGTNERTDPLLRLIGPDGTEVAQDDDGGEGLNARLEYTIDQPGTYTVVATAFASGYGPYEITLTEF, from the coding sequence GTGTCGAACCAGCCACCGCCACCGTTCGGGCAGCAGCCCCCGCAAGGGGGGTACGACCCCGCAGGCCAGCCACCGCCACCCGGCGGGCAACCACCCGGCTTCGGCGGGCCCCCGCCCGGCTTCGGCGGTCAGGGATTCGGCGGCCAGCCCCCGGGGGGCCAGCAGCCGCCCGGTGGGCAGCCCCCGCAGGGCTTCGGCGGTCCCCCTCCGGGTGGACCTCCCGGCTTCGGTGGCCCTCCCGGCTTCGGCGGCGGTGACTTCCAGCCCCCCAAGAAGAGCAACGCCCCCATCATCTTCGGCATCATCGCCGCGCTGGTGATCATCGGTGGCGGCGTCGGCGCGTTCTTCCTGCTCAGCGGAGACGACGACGAACCCGTGGCCGTGGCCACGACCGAGGCCTCGACCGAGGACGCCACCGAGGCGACCGAGGCGGCCACCACGGAGGAGGCGGCGACCGATCCGGCCACGGAGGCCACGTCGGAGGAGGTGCCGCCGGCGCCGCCCGCACCGACCCCACCCCCCGCGCCGTCGATCCCCGAGGCCACCGAGGCCACGACCGCACCGGCTGCCCCGCCGGGCGGATCCGACGACATGTCAATGGGCGAGAGCGCCAACGGTGAGATCACCAGCGCCGCCCCGTCGGTCGACTTCTTCTTCGACGCCACCTCTGGCGCGGCCGTGGAGATCTCCATGATCGCCCTGGCCGACAGCCTCGACCCCGTGCTGCGCCTCTACGACCCGTCGGGAGCGCTCGTCGAGGAGAACGACGACTTCGACTTCTCCGAGAGCCGCAACTCCCGGATCTCCACGACGCTGCCGGCCGACGGGCAGTACCGGATCGAGGCCACCTCCTTCGCCGGCACGACCGGCCCGTTCGAGATCACGCTGACCTTCCCGTCGGTGCTGACCGACACCGACGAGCTGTCGGAGGCCGTGCCGGAGATCTCCTACGAGTACGAGGGCGTCGTCGGCCAGCGCATCCGCATCGACATGGTCGGCACCAACGAGCGCACCGACCCCCTGCTGCGCCTGATCGGCCCGGACGGCACCGAGGTCGCCCAGGACGACGACGGCGGCGAGGGGCTCAACGCCCGGCTGGAGTACACCATCGACCAGCCGGGGACCTACACGGTTGTCGCCACGGCGTTCGCCAGCGGCTACGGGCCCTACGAGATCACGCTGACGGAGTTCTGA